In a genomic window of Quercus lobata isolate SW786 chromosome 4, ValleyOak3.0 Primary Assembly, whole genome shotgun sequence:
- the LOC115986510 gene encoding GABA transporter 1-like isoform X2, whose protein sequence is MGSIPPDNVNAAARQMEDGNTPKELDAGALFVLKSRGSWLHCGYHLTTSIVAPALLSLPFALSLTGWFAGVLCLIVAALVTFYSYNLLSLVLEHHAQLGQRQLRFRDMARDILGQGWGRFFVGPIQFGLCYGAVIACILLGGQSLKAIYLLSSPKGTMQLYQFVSIFGVLLLVLAQIPSFHSLRHINLVSLVLCLAYSACATSGSIYIGYSKNAPTKDYSINGSAQNRVFGSFNAISIIATTFGNGIIPEIQATIAPPVKGKMFKGLCVCYAVVVSTFFSVAISGYWAFGNQARGTVLANFMVDEKSLLPTWVLLMTNVFTLLQVVAVTLAYLQPTNEVLERKFADAKIDQFAFRNVVPRLVFRSLSVVIATTVAAMFPFFGDINAVIGAFGCIPLDFVLPMVFYNVTFKPSKHGLMFWANTLIATIFSAFGVLGAISSIRQIGLDAKTYHLFANL, encoded by the exons ATGGGATCCATCCCTCCAGATAATGTAAACGCAGCTGCAAGACAAATGGAAGATGGAAACACCCCTAAGGAGCTTGATGCTGGAGCTTTATTTGTGCTCAAGTCTAGAG GTTCATGGTTGCACTGTGGATATCACTTGACAACTTCAATTGTAGCACCAGCACTTCTAAGTCTTCCCTTTGCACTATCATTGACGGGCTGGTTTGCTGGTGTTTTGTGCCTAATTGTGGCTGCATTGGTTACCTTCTATTCCTATAACCTTCTCTCACTGGTTTTAGAGCACCATGCACAGCTTGGTCAGCGCCAACTTAGGTTCAGAGACATGGCTAGAGATATATTAG GACAAGGATGGGGCAGATTTTTTGTAGGTCCAATTCAATTTGGTTTATGCTATGGTGCAGTCATTGCATGTATTCTTCTTGGAGGGCAGAGCCTCAAG gctATTTATCTACTCTCTAGTCCAAAGGGAACCATGCAGCTCTATCAATTTGTTAGTATATTTGGTGTATTACTGCTAGTCTTGGCACAAATTCCATCTTTCCACTCCCTAAGGCATATCAACCTTGTTTCTCTAGTCCTTTGTCTTGCTTATAGCGCTTGTGCGACATCGGGTTCCATATACATTG GTTATTCCAAGAATGCACCTACTAAAGACTACTCCATCAATGGAAGTGCACAAAATCGTGTCTTTGGATCCTTTAATGCTATTTCAATTATTGCCACCACATTTGGGAATGGAATTATTCCTGAAATACAG GCAACTATTGCACCTCCAGTCAAGGGGAAAATGTTCAAAGGACTATGTGTGTGTTATGCTGTTGTAGTATCTACATTTTTCAGTGTGGCGATTTCTGGGTATTGGGCATTTGGCAATCAGGCCAGGGGAACAGTTCTAGCCAATTTTATGGTTGATGAGAAGTCTCTTTTGCCTACTTGGGTTCTCTTAATGACCAATGTTTTCACCCTCTTGCAAGTAGTAGCTGTTACTCTG GCTTACTTACAACCAACAAATGAAGTGCTTGAGCGGAAGTTTGCAGATGCAAAGATTGATCAGTTTGCATTTCGTAATGTTGTACCAAGGTTGGTTTTTCGGTCACTATCAGTTGTTATAGCCACAACTGTAGCTGCCATGTTTCCCTTCTTTGGAGATATCAATGCAGTGATTGGAGCATTTGGATGCATACCTCTTGACTTTGTTTTGCCCATGGTCTTCTACAACGTGACTTTCAAGCCCTCCAAGCATGGCCTAATGTTTTGGGCTAACACATTGATTGCCACAATCTTTTCAGCATTTGGTGTGTTGGGAGCAATATCCTCAATTCGTCAGATAGGTCTTGATGCCAAAACGTACCACTTGTTTGCAAATTTGTAG
- the LOC115986510 gene encoding GABA transporter 1-like isoform X1, with translation MGSIPPDNVNAAARQMEDGNTPKELDAGALFVLKSRGSWLHCGYHLTTSIVAPALLSLPFALSLTGWFAGVLCLIVAALVTFYSYNLLSLVLEHHAQLGQRQLRFRDMARDILGQGWGRFFVGPIQFGLCYGAVIACILLGGQSLKVGLSFLPIGLLAIYLLSSPKGTMQLYQFVSIFGVLLLVLAQIPSFHSLRHINLVSLVLCLAYSACATSGSIYIGYSKNAPTKDYSINGSAQNRVFGSFNAISIIATTFGNGIIPEIQATIAPPVKGKMFKGLCVCYAVVVSTFFSVAISGYWAFGNQARGTVLANFMVDEKSLLPTWVLLMTNVFTLLQVVAVTLAYLQPTNEVLERKFADAKIDQFAFRNVVPRLVFRSLSVVIATTVAAMFPFFGDINAVIGAFGCIPLDFVLPMVFYNVTFKPSKHGLMFWANTLIATIFSAFGVLGAISSIRQIGLDAKTYHLFANL, from the exons ATGGGATCCATCCCTCCAGATAATGTAAACGCAGCTGCAAGACAAATGGAAGATGGAAACACCCCTAAGGAGCTTGATGCTGGAGCTTTATTTGTGCTCAAGTCTAGAG GTTCATGGTTGCACTGTGGATATCACTTGACAACTTCAATTGTAGCACCAGCACTTCTAAGTCTTCCCTTTGCACTATCATTGACGGGCTGGTTTGCTGGTGTTTTGTGCCTAATTGTGGCTGCATTGGTTACCTTCTATTCCTATAACCTTCTCTCACTGGTTTTAGAGCACCATGCACAGCTTGGTCAGCGCCAACTTAGGTTCAGAGACATGGCTAGAGATATATTAG GACAAGGATGGGGCAGATTTTTTGTAGGTCCAATTCAATTTGGTTTATGCTATGGTGCAGTCATTGCATGTATTCTTCTTGGAGGGCAGAGCCTCAAGGTTGGTCTGTCATTTTTGCCAATAGGCCTACTG gctATTTATCTACTCTCTAGTCCAAAGGGAACCATGCAGCTCTATCAATTTGTTAGTATATTTGGTGTATTACTGCTAGTCTTGGCACAAATTCCATCTTTCCACTCCCTAAGGCATATCAACCTTGTTTCTCTAGTCCTTTGTCTTGCTTATAGCGCTTGTGCGACATCGGGTTCCATATACATTG GTTATTCCAAGAATGCACCTACTAAAGACTACTCCATCAATGGAAGTGCACAAAATCGTGTCTTTGGATCCTTTAATGCTATTTCAATTATTGCCACCACATTTGGGAATGGAATTATTCCTGAAATACAG GCAACTATTGCACCTCCAGTCAAGGGGAAAATGTTCAAAGGACTATGTGTGTGTTATGCTGTTGTAGTATCTACATTTTTCAGTGTGGCGATTTCTGGGTATTGGGCATTTGGCAATCAGGCCAGGGGAACAGTTCTAGCCAATTTTATGGTTGATGAGAAGTCTCTTTTGCCTACTTGGGTTCTCTTAATGACCAATGTTTTCACCCTCTTGCAAGTAGTAGCTGTTACTCTG GCTTACTTACAACCAACAAATGAAGTGCTTGAGCGGAAGTTTGCAGATGCAAAGATTGATCAGTTTGCATTTCGTAATGTTGTACCAAGGTTGGTTTTTCGGTCACTATCAGTTGTTATAGCCACAACTGTAGCTGCCATGTTTCCCTTCTTTGGAGATATCAATGCAGTGATTGGAGCATTTGGATGCATACCTCTTGACTTTGTTTTGCCCATGGTCTTCTACAACGTGACTTTCAAGCCCTCCAAGCATGGCCTAATGTTTTGGGCTAACACATTGATTGCCACAATCTTTTCAGCATTTGGTGTGTTGGGAGCAATATCCTCAATTCGTCAGATAGGTCTTGATGCCAAAACGTACCACTTGTTTGCAAATTTGTAG
- the LOC115986510 gene encoding GABA transporter 1-like isoform X4, with protein MCQNTCITDGFSEWTNLTGQGWGRFFVGPIQFGLCYGAVIACILLGGQSLKAIYLLSSPKGTMQLYQFVSIFGVLLLVLAQIPSFHSLRHINLVSLVLCLAYSACATSGSIYIGYSKNAPTKDYSINGSAQNRVFGSFNAISIIATTFGNGIIPEIQATIAPPVKGKMFKGLCVCYAVVVSTFFSVAISGYWAFGNQARGTVLANFMVDEKSLLPTWVLLMTNVFTLLQVVAVTLAYLQPTNEVLERKFADAKIDQFAFRNVVPRLVFRSLSVVIATTVAAMFPFFGDINAVIGAFGCIPLDFVLPMVFYNVTFKPSKHGLMFWANTLIATIFSAFGVLGAISSIRQIGLDAKTYHLFANL; from the exons ATGTGCCAAAATACATGTATAACTGATGGGTTTAGTGAGTGGACTAATTTGACAGGACAAGGATGGGGCAGATTTTTTGTAGGTCCAATTCAATTTGGTTTATGCTATGGTGCAGTCATTGCATGTATTCTTCTTGGAGGGCAGAGCCTCAAG gctATTTATCTACTCTCTAGTCCAAAGGGAACCATGCAGCTCTATCAATTTGTTAGTATATTTGGTGTATTACTGCTAGTCTTGGCACAAATTCCATCTTTCCACTCCCTAAGGCATATCAACCTTGTTTCTCTAGTCCTTTGTCTTGCTTATAGCGCTTGTGCGACATCGGGTTCCATATACATTG GTTATTCCAAGAATGCACCTACTAAAGACTACTCCATCAATGGAAGTGCACAAAATCGTGTCTTTGGATCCTTTAATGCTATTTCAATTATTGCCACCACATTTGGGAATGGAATTATTCCTGAAATACAG GCAACTATTGCACCTCCAGTCAAGGGGAAAATGTTCAAAGGACTATGTGTGTGTTATGCTGTTGTAGTATCTACATTTTTCAGTGTGGCGATTTCTGGGTATTGGGCATTTGGCAATCAGGCCAGGGGAACAGTTCTAGCCAATTTTATGGTTGATGAGAAGTCTCTTTTGCCTACTTGGGTTCTCTTAATGACCAATGTTTTCACCCTCTTGCAAGTAGTAGCTGTTACTCTG GCTTACTTACAACCAACAAATGAAGTGCTTGAGCGGAAGTTTGCAGATGCAAAGATTGATCAGTTTGCATTTCGTAATGTTGTACCAAGGTTGGTTTTTCGGTCACTATCAGTTGTTATAGCCACAACTGTAGCTGCCATGTTTCCCTTCTTTGGAGATATCAATGCAGTGATTGGAGCATTTGGATGCATACCTCTTGACTTTGTTTTGCCCATGGTCTTCTACAACGTGACTTTCAAGCCCTCCAAGCATGGCCTAATGTTTTGGGCTAACACATTGATTGCCACAATCTTTTCAGCATTTGGTGTGTTGGGAGCAATATCCTCAATTCGTCAGATAGGTCTTGATGCCAAAACGTACCACTTGTTTGCAAATTTGTAG
- the LOC115986510 gene encoding GABA transporter 1-like isoform X3, with amino-acid sequence MCQNTCITDGFSEWTNLTGQGWGRFFVGPIQFGLCYGAVIACILLGGQSLKVGLSFLPIGLLAIYLLSSPKGTMQLYQFVSIFGVLLLVLAQIPSFHSLRHINLVSLVLCLAYSACATSGSIYIGYSKNAPTKDYSINGSAQNRVFGSFNAISIIATTFGNGIIPEIQATIAPPVKGKMFKGLCVCYAVVVSTFFSVAISGYWAFGNQARGTVLANFMVDEKSLLPTWVLLMTNVFTLLQVVAVTLAYLQPTNEVLERKFADAKIDQFAFRNVVPRLVFRSLSVVIATTVAAMFPFFGDINAVIGAFGCIPLDFVLPMVFYNVTFKPSKHGLMFWANTLIATIFSAFGVLGAISSIRQIGLDAKTYHLFANL; translated from the exons ATGTGCCAAAATACATGTATAACTGATGGGTTTAGTGAGTGGACTAATTTGACAGGACAAGGATGGGGCAGATTTTTTGTAGGTCCAATTCAATTTGGTTTATGCTATGGTGCAGTCATTGCATGTATTCTTCTTGGAGGGCAGAGCCTCAAGGTTGGTCTGTCATTTTTGCCAATAGGCCTACTG gctATTTATCTACTCTCTAGTCCAAAGGGAACCATGCAGCTCTATCAATTTGTTAGTATATTTGGTGTATTACTGCTAGTCTTGGCACAAATTCCATCTTTCCACTCCCTAAGGCATATCAACCTTGTTTCTCTAGTCCTTTGTCTTGCTTATAGCGCTTGTGCGACATCGGGTTCCATATACATTG GTTATTCCAAGAATGCACCTACTAAAGACTACTCCATCAATGGAAGTGCACAAAATCGTGTCTTTGGATCCTTTAATGCTATTTCAATTATTGCCACCACATTTGGGAATGGAATTATTCCTGAAATACAG GCAACTATTGCACCTCCAGTCAAGGGGAAAATGTTCAAAGGACTATGTGTGTGTTATGCTGTTGTAGTATCTACATTTTTCAGTGTGGCGATTTCTGGGTATTGGGCATTTGGCAATCAGGCCAGGGGAACAGTTCTAGCCAATTTTATGGTTGATGAGAAGTCTCTTTTGCCTACTTGGGTTCTCTTAATGACCAATGTTTTCACCCTCTTGCAAGTAGTAGCTGTTACTCTG GCTTACTTACAACCAACAAATGAAGTGCTTGAGCGGAAGTTTGCAGATGCAAAGATTGATCAGTTTGCATTTCGTAATGTTGTACCAAGGTTGGTTTTTCGGTCACTATCAGTTGTTATAGCCACAACTGTAGCTGCCATGTTTCCCTTCTTTGGAGATATCAATGCAGTGATTGGAGCATTTGGATGCATACCTCTTGACTTTGTTTTGCCCATGGTCTTCTACAACGTGACTTTCAAGCCCTCCAAGCATGGCCTAATGTTTTGGGCTAACACATTGATTGCCACAATCTTTTCAGCATTTGGTGTGTTGGGAGCAATATCCTCAATTCGTCAGATAGGTCTTGATGCCAAAACGTACCACTTGTTTGCAAATTTGTAG